The genome window GTTCGCCGCCACCATGCGTGCGGCCGCCCCGGCACGGGGCGTCGAGCGCGTCCACCTCCCCGGCGAGCAGGCCTGGCTGGCGGCGGAGGCGGCGCGGCGGGACGGGCTGCGGATCGCCCGGACCACGCTCGAGGAGCTCGAGGGGGTGGCCGCCGAGCTGGGCGAGCCGGTGCCGTTCACCCGCCTGGGCACCTGAGCGAGGCGCCCGGGGTGCTCCGCCACACCGTCCACCGCCTCGGCTCCCTGGAGGTGCTCGACACCGTCGCGGTGCGCCTCGGCGGCCTGGTGCACCGCGCCCTCGCCGGCGACCGGCTGAAGAACCTCGCCAGCGGCACCTGGCTCGGCCATCCCCTGCACCCGGTGCTCAGTGACCTGCCGATCGGCTGCTGGACCTGTGCCGCGGCGCTCGACGCCGGCGGTGGCGAGTCGGGGCGGCGGGGCGCCGAGCTGCTCGCCGCCGCCGGTGCGGTGACCGCGGTGCCCACCCTGATCAGCGGCTTCGCCGACTGGTCCGACACCAACGACGCCGACCGGCGCATCGGCGTGGTCCACGCCGCCTCCGGGGTGGCGGCGCTGTCGCTCTACGTCACCTCCTTCGCCGCCGGGTTCGCGGGGGGACCGGGGCTGGCCAGGGGGCTGCGGCTGGCCGGCTTCGCGGCGGCGGCGGCGGGCGGCTACCTCGGCGGCCACCTCACCTTCGGCCGCGGCATCGGCGTCGACCACACCCTCTTCGAGGAGGCGCCCACCCACTGGACCCGGGTGGCGCTCGAGACCGAGCTGGCCGAGGGCCGGCCGGTCTGCGCCGCCGCCGACCGCTACGACATCCTCCTCTGCCGCAGCAACGGCACCGT of Candidatus Dormiibacterota bacterium contains these proteins:
- a CDS encoding Rieske 2Fe-2S domain-containing protein, whose protein sequence is MLRHTVHRLGSLEVLDTVAVRLGGLVHRALAGDRLKNLASGTWLGHPLHPVLSDLPIGCWTCAAALDAGGGESGRRGAELLAAAGAVTAVPTLISGFADWSDTNDADRRIGVVHAASGVAALSLYVTSFAAGFAGGPGLARGLRLAGFAAAAAGGYLGGHLTFGRGIGVDHTLFEEAPTHWTRVALETELAEGRPVCAAADRYDILLCRSNGTVHAVANRCTHAGAPLDEGTVVDGEVACPWHASRFRLADGAVTRGPATAPQPAFDTRIRDGNVEVRLRGGS